A genomic segment from Aegilops tauschii subsp. strangulata cultivar AL8/78 chromosome 1, Aet v6.0, whole genome shotgun sequence encodes:
- the LOC141040809 gene encoding subtilisin-like protease 4, translating to MASSMALLLLLLLAVVASTTAELDEREPHIEPASTIAELLKAALTKSRDCPEAAVLRALDEAVPDGVHVILLSLAARDIPTYDHNSISIGGFNAMQQGVHVVVCAGNYSPAASSVCNAEPWLLTVVPGHRVPRRPNR from the exons ATGGCGAGCAGCATGgcgctgctactgctgctccTCCTGGCGGTGGTGGCGTCCACGACCGCCGAGCTGGACGAGAGGGAGCCGCACATCGAGCCAGCGTCCACCATCGCCGAGCTGCTCAAGGCGGCGCTCAC AAAATCCAGAGATTGCCCCGAGGCAGCCGTGCTGAGGGCCTTGGACGAGGCGGTGCCGGACGGTGTGCACGTGATATTGCTGTCCCTCGCCGCGAGGGACATTCCCACGTACGACCACAACTCCATCAGCATCGGCGGCTTCAACGCCATGCAGCAAGGCGTCCACGTCGTTGTCTGCGCCGGCAACTACAGCCCGGCTGCATCCTCCGTCTGCAACGCCGAGCCATGGTTGCTCACGGTGGTTCCCGGCCACCGTGTACCTCGAAGGCCCAATAGATGA